From Tubulanus polymorphus chromosome 9, tnTubPoly1.2, whole genome shotgun sequence, a single genomic window includes:
- the LOC141911275 gene encoding uncharacterized protein LOC141911275 isoform X1, translating into MIGWVTLDVGDQALIYDLHGRARIEEGPKRLFLFREKFTELSRLSANQNEFLKVKYIDGKVDHIPGPCSMFRDPSKHTSIDKMQGIPLDANELLVVYSKNEKTKEVMRYLKDGPTIYIPKANEWLHTFNWHGTNPDNKTQKIPGLLKFNKLQVIPDQFYYNVDEVRTADDALMRIKLMIFYELKDIPRMLANTQDPIADFINCVSADVIAFASKYTYMEFIDKSSDLNNLSNYSNLLECCKRIGYEITKVVFRGYFASKMLQDMHDNAMKERTKLKIMSETVEQEEHLTDMKLKNETERAEQERAMEIDKLTHTQKLEKDKHEHHLQLEMKRHLNTIKVVEQKRLNTIEAKRKENEQKIDELRKLKEVGVDLNEYLLNLKKRPDKITRIVANPNAGNIHFHHS; encoded by the exons ATGATTGGTTGGGTGACATTGGATGTAGGGGATCAG gCTTTGATCTACGATCTTCATGGACGTGCGCGCATTGAAGAGGGTCCCAAACGG ttatttctatttcgCGAGAAGTTTACGGAACTTTCTCGACTGTCGGCGAATCAAAACGAGTTTCTGAAAGTGAAATATATTGATGGAAAAGTTGATCACATTCCCGG GCCGTGCTCGATGTTTCGTGATCCCAGCAAGCACACGTCCATCGATAAAATGCAAGGTATTCCGCTAGACGCGAATGAACTGCTCGTCGTCtattcgaaaaatgaaaagacTAAAGAAGTGATGCGCTATCTAAAAGATGGACCGACCATCTACATACCTAAAGCAAATGAATG GCTTCACACGTTTAATTGGCACGGTACAAACCCAGATAATAAAACACAGAAAATTCCTGGTCTACTGAAGTTTAATAAACTTCAAGTAATTCCAGAccaattctattataat GTTGATGAAGTACGCACCGCAGACGACGCGTTGATGAGAATCAAACTGATGATATTTTACGAGCTGAAAGACATCCCTCGAATG TTGGCTAATACGCAAGATCCGATTGCAGATTTCATCAA TTGCGTCTCTGCCGACGTGATAGCGTTCGCTTCGAAATACAC GTACATGGAATTCATCGATAAGTCGTCGGATTTGAACAATCTGTCGAACTATTCGAATTTGCTCGAGTGTTGCAAGCGAATCGGCTACGAGATTACGAAGGTCGTTTTCCGAGGTTATTTCGCTAGTAAGATGCTACAGGACATGCATGACAACGCGATGAAAGAACGAACTAAACTCAAAATAATG AGTGAAACAGTTGAACAGGAAGAGCATTTGACcgatatgaaattaaaaaatgaaacggAAAGAGCAGAACAAG AACGTGCCAtggaaattgataaattgacACATACACAAAAACTTGAGAA GGATAAACATGAACATCATTTGCAGCTGGAAATGAAACGTCACTTGAACACGATTAAGGTCGTCGAACAAAAACGCCTGAATACAATTGAG GCGAAAAGAAAAGAGAACGAACAGAAAATCGACGAATTGCGTAAATTGAAAGAAGTCGGCGTCGATTTGAAcgaatatttgttgaatttgaaGAAACGTCCCGATAAAATAACGCGAATCGTCGCGAATCCGAATGCAGGGAATATTCACTTTCATCATTCGTGA
- the LOC141911275 gene encoding uncharacterized protein LOC141911275 isoform X2, translating to MIGWVTLDVGDQALIYDLHGRARIEEGPKRLFLFREKFTELSRLSANQNEFLKVKYIDGKVDHIPGPCSMFRDPSKHTSIDKMQGIPLDANELLVVYSKNEKTKEVMRYLKDGPTIYIPKANEWLHTFNWHGTNPDNKTQKIPGLLKFNKLQVIPDQFYYNVDEVRTADDALMRIKLMIFYELKDIPRMLANTQDPIADFINCVSADVIAFASKYTYMEFIDKSSDLNNLSNYSNLLECCKRIGYEITKVVFRGYFASKMLQDMHDNAMKERTKLKIMSETVEQEEHLTDMKLKNETERAEQERAMEIDKLTHTQKLEKKLIVHTSHEFKTSPEAFQTENELQTPDIRNFISTHPKTDHHMPLTLTIVIVESGSRLEGHE from the exons ATGATTGGTTGGGTGACATTGGATGTAGGGGATCAG gCTTTGATCTACGATCTTCATGGACGTGCGCGCATTGAAGAGGGTCCCAAACGG ttatttctatttcgCGAGAAGTTTACGGAACTTTCTCGACTGTCGGCGAATCAAAACGAGTTTCTGAAAGTGAAATATATTGATGGAAAAGTTGATCACATTCCCGG GCCGTGCTCGATGTTTCGTGATCCCAGCAAGCACACGTCCATCGATAAAATGCAAGGTATTCCGCTAGACGCGAATGAACTGCTCGTCGTCtattcgaaaaatgaaaagacTAAAGAAGTGATGCGCTATCTAAAAGATGGACCGACCATCTACATACCTAAAGCAAATGAATG GCTTCACACGTTTAATTGGCACGGTACAAACCCAGATAATAAAACACAGAAAATTCCTGGTCTACTGAAGTTTAATAAACTTCAAGTAATTCCAGAccaattctattataat GTTGATGAAGTACGCACCGCAGACGACGCGTTGATGAGAATCAAACTGATGATATTTTACGAGCTGAAAGACATCCCTCGAATG TTGGCTAATACGCAAGATCCGATTGCAGATTTCATCAA TTGCGTCTCTGCCGACGTGATAGCGTTCGCTTCGAAATACAC GTACATGGAATTCATCGATAAGTCGTCGGATTTGAACAATCTGTCGAACTATTCGAATTTGCTCGAGTGTTGCAAGCGAATCGGCTACGAGATTACGAAGGTCGTTTTCCGAGGTTATTTCGCTAGTAAGATGCTACAGGACATGCATGACAACGCGATGAAAGAACGAACTAAACTCAAAATAATG AGTGAAACAGTTGAACAGGAAGAGCATTTGACcgatatgaaattaaaaaatgaaacggAAAGAGCAGAACAAG AACGTGCCAtggaaattgataaattgacACATACACAAAAACTTGAGAA AAAACTGATCGTTCACACATCacatgaattcaaaacttcGCCTGAGGcatttcaaacagaaaatgaactacaaacaccagacataagaaattttatcagcacacatCCAAAAACTGATCACCACATGCCACTCACTCTTACAATAGTGATTGTGGAGAGTGGTTCGAGGTTGGAAGGACATGAGTGA